Proteins encoded in a region of the Prunus persica cultivar Lovell chromosome G4, Prunus_persica_NCBIv2, whole genome shotgun sequence genome:
- the LOC18779720 gene encoding heavy metal-associated isoprenylated plant protein 47: protein MKQKITIEAQIQCDKCRSQAMKIAVAEDGVISVAFQGPNRDKMVITGDGVDAADMAKSLRKKLGYADLVSVEEITEKKA from the exons ATGAAG CAAAAGATAACCATTGAAGCGCAGATTCAATGCGATAAATGTCGGTCCCAGGCCATGAAGATTGCTGTTGCGGAAGATG GTGTAATATCAGTGGCTTTCCAGGGACCAAACAGAGACAAAATGGTGATAACTGGAGATGGAGTTGATGCTGCGGACATGGCCAAGTCGTTGAGGAAGAAGCTTGGCTATGCAGACTTGGTGAGTGTGGAAGAAATAACTGAAAAGAAAGCTTAG